In Candidatus Saccharimonadia bacterium, a single genomic region encodes these proteins:
- a CDS encoding aminoglycoside phosphotransferase family protein, with protein sequence MKEIKLSGGAVSAPVKLGDTVRRNAGPWTPTIHALLDYLTERGLREAPRPLGMDERGREILTYMPGTAAHRPWPEVLKDADGLVQMTQWLRRYHDMVADFEPPAEARWRIGKAGKAPGQIIRHGDLGPWNTLWEEGQLVGVLDWDFAEPGERITDVAQLAWYFAPLRGEKGWHEAGFEVRPDFRDRLTVMVQGYGDFTVPEVLSEVDRLQQTDMLTTQRLGGAGVHPWNLFYERGGMGVLRDENAWLQTVR encoded by the coding sequence ATGAAAGAGATTAAGCTATCCGGCGGGGCCGTGAGTGCTCCGGTGAAGCTTGGGGATACGGTGCGCCGGAATGCTGGGCCGTGGACGCCGACGATTCACGCCTTGCTCGACTACCTCACCGAGCGTGGTTTGCGTGAGGCACCGCGCCCTCTGGGTATGGATGAACGCGGCCGCGAGATTTTGACCTATATGCCGGGAACGGCGGCGCACCGGCCCTGGCCTGAGGTTTTGAAAGATGCGGATGGGCTCGTGCAGATGACGCAGTGGCTGCGCCGGTATCATGATATGGTGGCGGATTTTGAGCCACCGGCGGAGGCTAGGTGGCGCATCGGTAAGGCCGGGAAGGCTCCGGGGCAAATTATTCGTCACGGTGATTTGGGGCCCTGGAATACGCTCTGGGAAGAGGGCCAACTGGTGGGAGTACTCGATTGGGATTTTGCTGAGCCGGGTGAGCGGATCACCGACGTGGCGCAGTTGGCGTGGTATTTTGCTCCGCTGCGGGGCGAGAAGGGCTGGCACGAAGCGGGCTTTGAGGTGCGGCCGGATTTTCGTGACCGGCTGACGGTGATGGTGCAGGGGTATGGTGATTTTACCGTGCCCGAAGTCCTCAGTGAGGTCGATAGGCTCCAGCAGACCGATATGCTGACGACGCAGCGGCTGGGGGGTGCGGGGGTGCATCCTTGGAATTTGTTTTACGAACGGGGCGGCATGGGGGTGCTTCGCGATGAGAACGCCTGGTTGCAGACCGTAAGGTGA
- the folP gene encoding dihydropteroate synthase, with the protein MKLRVRDKIIDLDEPVIMGVLNVTPDSFSGDGVVDVAAALEQARVMVGEGARVIDVGGESSRPGAQAVSLDEELRRVVPVVERLARETTAVISVDTAKPEVAQAVLEAGAHIINDITGLRDERMAGVVAKYGAAVVLMHMQGTPETMQRDPQYDDVVREVAEFWRQRTRRARAAGVGADQIVLDPGIGFGKTMEHNLELLRATRNLVAEFREPVLIGASRKGFIGRLTGHEEARDRVFGTVALTAMVVRDGAAMVRVHDVAANLDAVKLVQVWRDERD; encoded by the coding sequence ATGAAGTTGCGTGTACGCGATAAGATCATAGACCTCGACGAGCCTGTGATTATGGGAGTGCTGAACGTGACGCCGGACTCGTTTTCGGGCGATGGGGTGGTGGATGTAGCGGCGGCGTTGGAGCAAGCACGGGTGATGGTGGGTGAGGGCGCCCGGGTGATTGATGTGGGCGGTGAGAGTAGCCGTCCGGGTGCGCAAGCGGTGAGCTTGGATGAGGAGCTGCGGCGGGTGGTGCCGGTGGTGGAGCGATTGGCGCGCGAGACTACGGCGGTAATTTCAGTGGATACGGCGAAGCCCGAGGTGGCCCAGGCGGTGCTGGAGGCGGGTGCACATATCATTAACGACATTACGGGATTGCGCGATGAGCGCATGGCCGGCGTGGTGGCGAAGTATGGTGCGGCCGTGGTGCTCATGCATATGCAGGGAACGCCGGAGACGATGCAGCGTGACCCGCAGTACGATGACGTGGTGCGCGAGGTGGCGGAATTTTGGCGCCAGCGGACCCGGCGCGCACGAGCGGCCGGCGTGGGGGCCGACCAGATTGTGCTCGATCCGGGGATTGGTTTTGGCAAAACTATGGAGCACAATCTTGAGCTGCTGCGGGCGACGCGGAACTTGGTGGCGGAATTTCGCGAGCCGGTGTTGATTGGGGCTTCGCGAAAGGGATTTATCGGCCGGCTGACGGGTCATGAGGAGGCGCGCGATCGGGTGTTTGGGACGGTGGCCCTGACGGCGATGGTGGTGCGCGATGGAGCGGCGATGGTGCGGGTGCACGATGTGGCGGCTAATCTCGATGCGGTGAAGCTCGTGCAGGTCTGGCGTGATGAAAGAGATTAA
- a CDS encoding phospholipase D-like domain-containing protein, with translation MTHFRIDSRAEYYGDLVRRLRVLGAGDRAVVATMALTAGEPAVRQVFEALGVAARHGADVRLVVDAFAFMFNSQTSRLGPLVWGREPASARSGPFGDTGAALRELEAAGGRYVLVNRPRRVPANPYGGRSHMKYAVINDDVWVGGCNFDNSDHLDLMVGWRDQAVAKLLVALTDRLFATGSARLAVGDDDVVRAVAPGAWLLLDAGVAGRSVIYDRALALIDAAQEWIVMTCQYFPNGETARRLLAAHRRGVMVKILFNDPGKHAWPHNLAHRGVMTAGRLRLPPSFFEHVVGREQAFLHAKLLASERAAMIGSHNYVPAGVRLGTAEMALEVAGPEFADRAVAKIWDLVDSGILPI, from the coding sequence TTGACGCACTTTAGGATTGATTCGAGGGCAGAGTATTACGGCGATTTGGTTCGGCGGCTGCGGGTGTTGGGCGCTGGCGACCGCGCGGTGGTGGCGACGATGGCGCTGACGGCCGGTGAGCCGGCGGTGCGCCAGGTGTTCGAGGCGCTGGGGGTGGCAGCGCGGCATGGGGCGGATGTGCGCTTGGTGGTGGACGCGTTTGCTTTCATGTTTAATAGTCAAACGAGCAGATTGGGGCCGTTAGTGTGGGGCCGGGAGCCGGCGAGCGCTCGGAGCGGGCCGTTTGGCGATACGGGGGCGGCGCTGCGCGAGCTTGAGGCGGCGGGTGGTCGCTATGTGTTGGTCAACCGGCCGCGCCGGGTTCCTGCCAACCCATATGGGGGCCGTTCGCATATGAAGTATGCGGTGATAAATGATGATGTGTGGGTTGGGGGATGTAATTTTGACAACAGTGATCATCTAGATTTGATGGTGGGCTGGCGCGATCAAGCTGTGGCGAAGCTGCTGGTGGCGTTGACGGATCGGTTGTTTGCGACCGGTAGTGCGCGGTTGGCGGTGGGTGACGACGATGTGGTACGCGCGGTGGCACCCGGCGCGTGGTTGCTGCTGGATGCAGGAGTGGCGGGGCGGTCGGTGATTTATGATCGGGCGCTGGCGTTGATTGACGCGGCTCAGGAGTGGATCGTGATGACCTGTCAGTATTTTCCCAACGGCGAGACAGCGCGGCGGTTGCTGGCCGCGCATCGGCGCGGGGTGATGGTGAAGATTTTGTTTAACGATCCGGGCAAGCATGCCTGGCCGCATAACCTGGCGCATCGGGGGGTAATGACGGCTGGGCGATTGCGACTGCCGCCGAGCTTCTTTGAGCACGTCGTGGGGCGTGAGCAGGCGTTTTTGCACGCTAAGCTGCTGGCGAGCGAACGAGCAGCCATGATCGGCAGTCACAACTATGTGCCGGCGGGGGTGCGTCTGGGGACGGCGGAAATGGCTTTGGAAGTAGCCGGGCCGGAATTTGCGGATCGGGCGGTGGCGAAGATTTGGGATTTGGTGGATTCGGGTATACTGCCGATATGA
- a CDS encoding Glu/Leu/Phe/Val dehydrogenase gives MLSTAQSLISRAGHRLGLSDQALAEFLQPNAEHQFEIELKNGKKFPAYRIQHNNHLGPYKGGIRFHPEVDLDEVRALATLMSLKTAAVGLPLGGGKGGVTVDPRSLDAAELEELSRAYAHHLALHIGPHKDVPAPDVNTNARIIDWMVDEFARLTGDTTSASFTGKSLGAGGSLGRDAATGRGGVITLAEYLRLTGQSDRQLTVAVQGFGNVGAFFATIAAAEQPLWRLVAASDTSAALVDPAGLDAVELAQFKQAGRRFADLHSPAITALPAADLIAQDVDVLVLAALGDAVIESNLRRVKAKLIVELANGPVSLIASDHLTPAGTVILPDIIANAGGVIVSYLEWQQNLAGEHWSEARVNAQLADHLIPAIDATIKTAAKAKVSLKEAAFMNALQQITRP, from the coding sequence ATGCTAAGTACTGCGCAATCCCTTATCAGCCGGGCCGGCCATCGCCTGGGGCTGTCCGATCAAGCCCTCGCCGAATTTCTGCAGCCCAACGCCGAGCATCAATTCGAAATCGAGCTAAAAAACGGCAAAAAATTCCCCGCCTATCGCATCCAACACAACAACCACCTTGGCCCCTACAAGGGCGGCATTCGCTTTCATCCCGAAGTCGATCTCGACGAAGTCCGCGCTCTAGCCACGCTCATGAGCCTCAAAACCGCCGCCGTCGGCCTGCCCCTGGGCGGCGGCAAAGGCGGCGTCACCGTCGACCCCCGCAGCCTCGACGCCGCTGAGCTCGAGGAACTCAGCCGAGCCTACGCCCACCACCTCGCGCTCCACATCGGCCCCCACAAAGACGTCCCCGCACCCGACGTCAACACCAACGCCCGCATCATCGACTGGATGGTCGACGAATTTGCCCGTCTCACCGGCGATACCACCTCGGCCAGCTTCACGGGCAAAAGCCTCGGCGCCGGCGGCAGCCTCGGCCGCGATGCTGCCACGGGCCGCGGAGGGGTCATCACGCTCGCCGAATACCTGCGGCTCACCGGCCAATCAGACCGCCAGCTCACCGTCGCCGTCCAGGGATTTGGCAACGTCGGCGCCTTCTTTGCCACCATCGCCGCCGCCGAGCAACCGCTGTGGCGCCTCGTCGCGGCCAGCGACACCAGCGCCGCCCTGGTCGACCCCGCTGGGCTCGATGCCGTCGAACTCGCCCAGTTCAAGCAGGCCGGCCGCCGCTTCGCCGACCTGCATTCACCCGCCATCACCGCCCTGCCGGCCGCCGACCTCATCGCCCAAGACGTGGACGTCCTCGTGCTCGCCGCCCTCGGCGACGCCGTCATCGAGTCCAACCTGCGCCGTGTCAAAGCCAAGCTCATCGTCGAGCTGGCCAACGGCCCCGTCAGCCTCATCGCCAGCGACCATCTCACGCCCGCCGGCACCGTTATCTTGCCCGACATCATCGCCAATGCCGGCGGCGTCATCGTGAGCTACCTTGAATGGCAGCAAAATCTCGCCGGCGAGCATTGGAGCGAAGCGCGCGTCAATGCGCAGCTTGCAGACCACCTCATTCCCGCCATCGACGCCACCATCAAAACCGCCGCCAAGGCCAAGGTCTCACTCAAAGAGGCTGCGTTCATGAACGCCCTCCAGCAAATCACTCGCCCCTAG
- a CDS encoding SH3 domain-containing protein, translated as MLALLAGVLAEATLALGRRGSLSNDNLLRPAATASPTPTASSTPSPTLVPVVAPTAAATPVPTPATPTATTNSFVHMRSGKSTATPILTDLNGGTVVELLPDSDSQWQQVRYGGLTGYVFKTYLAY; from the coding sequence ATGCTGGCTTTGTTGGCCGGTGTTTTGGCGGAGGCGACTTTGGCGTTGGGGCGCCGGGGGAGCTTGTCGAACGATAATTTACTGCGGCCGGCGGCGACGGCTAGTCCGACTCCGACGGCCTCTTCTACTCCCAGCCCGACGTTGGTGCCGGTCGTGGCGCCGACCGCAGCGGCGACGCCCGTTCCGACCCCGGCAACGCCAACCGCGACTACGAATTCATTTGTGCATATGCGGAGCGGTAAATCGACTGCTACGCCGATTTTGACTGATTTGAACGGGGGAACGGTGGTGGAATTGCTGCCGGATAGTGATTCGCAGTGGCAACAGGTGCGCTACGGTGGTCTCACGGGGTATGTGTTTAAGACGTATTTGGCGTATTGA